A part of Clostridiales bacterium genomic DNA contains:
- the metA gene encoding homoserine O-succinyltransferase has product MPVNITGKLPAVKALEKENIFVMTQERATSQDIRPLRLVILNLMPIKEITENQLLRLISNTPLQVEVVLLRTESYEGKHTSKAHLKQFYKTFSQIKDQRFDGLVITGAPVETMDFSNVLYWDELTEIIKWADTNVYSTLYICWAAQAGLYYHYGIPKYRLPKKISGIFEHTLCSKLNPIVRGFDDIFVAPHSRFTEVRREDIEKHPSLEILSESKEAGVYLIATKNLRHIYVTGHSEYDADTLHKEYLRDKAKGLDIDIPKHYYINDEVGKIPPMTWRSHSMLLFNNWLNYAVYQETPYDLSQLPRSEHKK; this is encoded by the coding sequence ATGCCGGTCAATATTACGGGAAAACTGCCAGCTGTAAAAGCGTTGGAAAAAGAGAATATATTTGTAATGACCCAAGAGCGCGCGACATCGCAGGATATCCGCCCGCTCAGGCTGGTTATTCTTAATTTGATGCCGATAAAAGAAATTACCGAAAACCAACTGCTGAGGTTGATATCCAATACGCCTTTGCAGGTGGAGGTGGTTTTGCTTCGCACCGAAAGCTACGAGGGCAAGCATACCTCCAAAGCGCACCTTAAGCAGTTTTACAAAACATTCAGCCAAATCAAGGACCAACGGTTTGACGGGCTTGTTATCACGGGCGCGCCCGTGGAAACAATGGACTTTTCCAATGTGCTGTATTGGGACGAATTGACCGAGATAATAAAATGGGCGGATACCAATGTGTATTCAACATTATATATATGCTGGGCGGCCCAAGCCGGTCTTTATTACCATTATGGGATACCCAAATACAGGCTGCCCAAAAAGATAAGCGGAATTTTTGAGCATACGCTGTGTTCCAAGCTCAATCCGATAGTAAGGGGCTTTGACGATATATTTGTGGCGCCGCATTCAAGGTTTACCGAGGTTCGCCGCGAGGATATAGAAAAACATCCTTCGCTTGAGATACTGTCCGAGTCCAAAGAAGCGGGCGTGTATTTAATCGCCACCAAAAACTTAAGGCATATATATGTTACCGGGCACAGCGAATACGACGCGGACACTTTGCATAAGGAATACCTAAGGGACAAAGCAAAAGGCTTGGATATTGACATCCCTAAGCACTATTATATCAACGACGAGGTGGGCAAAATCCCGCCTATGACTTGGCGCAGCCACTCCATGCTGCTGTTTAATAATTGGCT
- the murA gene encoding UDP-N-acetylglucosamine 1-carboxyvinyltransferase, with the protein MINGGQRLAGEVIISGSKNATLAIIAAACLCEGPVVLHNVPLIEDIFDMREILFSMGCKTHIDAHGVMVIEPDTLNSCFAVHPKMKSIRAASYFMGALVGRFRMGCVSMPGGCKIGSRPINYHLDGFEALGVKSRIVEDKIFLNAYGELTGGDIVLPYPSVGATVNLMIAAALAKGKTVIKNAAAEPNVVDAANFLVSVGADIKGIGTTRLEINGVKRLAQTSPYTISPDHIEAGTFMIYCCIAGGELTLKNTRPKDLEKVIATLREMGAKIVCQKDTIKIWSQGRLKAAHITTGPHPEFPTDLQQLMLSLMAVSEGVSTITETVFENRFQQAQELNHMGAKINIQGNTAVIEGVEKLNPSKLAASDLRGGAALVGAALKAKGVSIISGDNYISRGYQDIVGKLSGVNAIIDYYG; encoded by the coding sequence ATGATAAACGGCGGACAAAGATTGGCAGGCGAAGTTATCATAAGCGGCAGCAAAAACGCCACCTTGGCTATAATCGCGGCGGCGTGCCTTTGCGAAGGCCCGGTTGTTTTGCATAATGTGCCCTTGATAGAAGATATATTTGATATGCGCGAGATTTTGTTTTCTATGGGCTGCAAAACGCATATAGACGCGCACGGGGTAATGGTCATAGAGCCCGACACCCTAAATAGCTGTTTTGCCGTGCACCCCAAGATGAAAAGCATAAGGGCGGCCAGCTATTTTATGGGCGCGCTTGTAGGCAGGTTTAGAATGGGATGCGTCAGCATGCCCGGCGGATGCAAAATAGGCTCAAGGCCAATAAATTATCATTTGGACGGTTTTGAGGCTTTGGGCGTAAAAAGCCGCATAGTAGAAGACAAAATTTTTCTAAACGCGTATGGCGAGCTTACAGGCGGCGATATTGTCTTGCCCTATCCGTCGGTGGGCGCGACGGTCAACCTTATGATTGCCGCCGCGCTCGCCAAAGGAAAGACCGTAATAAAAAATGCCGCAGCCGAACCCAACGTAGTTGATGCGGCAAATTTTTTGGTTTCGGTGGGCGCGGACATAAAAGGCATCGGCACGACGCGTTTGGAAATTAACGGCGTCAAAAGACTGGCCCAGACAAGCCCTTATACGATATCGCCCGACCACATAGAAGCGGGAACATTTATGATATATTGCTGTATCGCCGGCGGCGAGCTCACGCTCAAAAACACGCGCCCCAAAGACTTGGAAAAAGTCATAGCGACGCTAAGGGAAATGGGCGCCAAAATTGTTTGCCAAAAAGACACGATAAAAATTTGGTCGCAGGGAAGGCTTAAGGCCGCGCATATCACGACAGGCCCGCATCCGGAGTTTCCTACGGACTTGCAGCAGCTCATGCTCAGCCTTATGGCCGTATCCGAGGGCGTGAGCACGATTACCGAAACCGTGTTTGAAAACAGGTTTCAGCAGGCGCAGGAGTTAAACCATATGGGCGCCAAAATCAATATACAGGGCAATACGGCGGTAATAGAGGGCGTGGAAAAACTTAACCCGTCCAAATTGGCGGCAAGCGACCTAAGGGGCGGCGCGGCGCTTGTGGGCGCGGCGCTCAAAGCCAAAGGCGTTTCCATAATCAGCGGCGACAACTATATAAGCCGCGGCTATCAAGACATAGTGGGCAAGCTCTCGGGCGTAAACGCCATAATAGATTATTACGGATAG